The genomic DNA GCTGCCGTCGGACGTCAACCCGTGGACATCTGTGGTCACGACCCTGAACATCAACACACGCCCGCCGGGCGACACCAAAGCCAAGTTCACATTCTTTGAGCAGGAGGAATGGGACAACCTGATGGTCGGCGGCGGTCGTTTAGGCGAACTGGCGAACCGGGCTGGCGCAGATGACGAAATGGATGACATCCGCCGTCAGATTGGCGAGATGAAAGCCAAATCAGAAGAACGCCTTGGCAAGCATTTTGACCTGATCCTGGGTCAGAGCCATCAGTACGATCACTTCGACGAAGAACTGATCCAACGCTATGTGTGCCTGGGCGACGAAGATGATCCGGATATTGATCCGAAAACCGGTCGATTTGCCGACGTCACAAAATCGGCTGAGCTTTACATGGATATTCCGCAATATCCCATCGCGCTGAAGCTGTGTGACACACCGGGTGTCAACGATACATTCATGGTGCGCGAACAGATTACGCTGCGCAGTCTGCGCGGGTCTGAGGTTTGTGTAGTCGTCCTGGCTGCAAGCCAGGCGCTGACCACAATGGATATGGCTCTGATGCGCATTATTGCGCAGTTCGAAAATCGACAGATTGTTCTGTTCGTCAACCGGATTGACGAGCTTTCTGATCCCGTCAACCAAGTTCCAGAAATCCGCGATCGCATTCAGGATACACTGAAGCAAAACAATATCGACACCAATACAAGCGTCGTGTTTGGCAGTGCTTTGTGGGCCGAGGCAGCCTTGACCGGAAACCCGGACATTCTGACCGAAGAGTCGCGCGAAGCCCTGAACACATTCTATTTGGCCGCAGGTTTCGGTGATCAAGCTGCATCGTTGGACAAGATTTGGGCCCTGTCCGGCCTGCCCGATCTGCTTTTGGCTATCAATGAGCGTATAGCCGAAGGCGCAGGAACACGGCTGATGGACCGCGTGCGTCACCGTGCACGCAATATCGCAAGCCAAATCCGAGCCACAGCAGTGGCGAAAAACCTGTCCGAAGGTGAAGGTGTTACCAGAGACCTGGACGGCGTGTCACCAGAAGACGCAATCAACACCGTGTCGGCGGAATATGAAAAGAAAGCGGCAGAACTGACAAATGCCCTGCGCGACAAAGTGCTGGAACGTTTGAACTCGGCTGAATCCAGCTTTGTCAAACGCGCAACAGACTCTTTGATCGCCCATCTTGAGAAAAACGGCGAACAAGGTACGTGGCAATACGACCCTGCGGGATTGCGGACGCTGCAAAAGGCAGCCTATTTCAGCTTTGCCCGCGCGATGCGCAAAGACGCCGGGGCGCTATATGCCACCGCAGCTGCGGATGTCGAAGCGTTGTATCACAAGATTCTGGGCAATCATCTGGGTGAATTCAGCATCGAAGCACCCATCGTACCCCGTGTTCCACCTCCGCTGGGCATTGGCCGGACCATCGCGCTGGACTTGCAAAGCACCTGGTGGCGTCGATGGTGGCAAAGACGCAAAGGGTTCGAGGCTTATGCTGCAGACTACACACGTCTGATCGCGTCCGAAGCCAACTCAATCACCAAGGACATTGAAGAAAACCAGATTGCCGCGGTGCTTGAAAACGTCCGCGCGACTCTGACGGACTTCATGCGCGAGCAGAAAGAAACACTGCTGAGCATTTCGGCATCGGCTGACAAAAATGCAGGCCAAACTGCAGCGGCGATGGCGGGTTTGCAGCCTCAGAAATCCAAAGATGAGATTCTGGGTGACATCCTAAAAGATCTAAGCAACGAAGCGGCATAAGTAGAAAAATGGCAAAAGATTCACAAACACGCTTTGTTTCGCCGAAGGCATGGGAACGTATCGAGCATTGGTCCCGCCGCAAGCCGGTTTTTGCCCTGATGGGCGAATTCAGCGCCGGCAAGTCCACGTTGATGAACTTTCTGCTGCGAACGCAGACCTTGCCGACGCAGGTCACCGCGACCCAATTGCCGCCGGTCTGGTTTAGCTGGGGCAATCGCGCTCCTTACGTCAAACGTCACGATGGAAGCATTGAAGTCATTGAGCTGGACGACCTTGAGAGCGTTGGCGTCAACGATGCACAATTCATACGTGTGTTTCTTGAAGCCGACATTCTTGAGGCGGTCGACCTTATCGACACCCCCGGTATCTCGGATCCAAAAATCTCAACTGATGTTTGGCAACGCGCCGTTGGCCAGGCAAATGGCGTCTTGTGGTGCACCCATGCGACCCAAGCCTGGCGCGAGACCGAGCGAGCGACTTGGGTTTCCTTGCCCGAACGCCTACAGCACAACTCGCTGCTTTTGATCACACGGGCGGATGCGCTGAACATCAAAGACCGTCAAAAAGTTCTGCGCCGCGTGAACCGTGAAGCGGGCCACTTGTTCAATCGGTCCATTCTGTTTTCTGCTCGCGATGCGATCGTCGCCCGCGACAAAACCGGTGACGCCGAAATGTGGTCGCGTAGCGGCGGCGGAAAGATGATCGACAGCTTCCTTGAGATCACAGAGCAGATCATGGAAAACCGCGCCGACCAACTGGCCCGGTATCAGATCGACAAGAGTCAACCGGATGCGCCGAAAGTGCAACCCGTGCGGCCAGCGCGGAAATCGGACGGAGAGGTACAGTCAGAAGCCGCACCGTTGCGGTTGGTCAACCCAGTGGACTCGGTAGCTCAGTCAGAACAGGATGATGCTGCGGTCGTCACAAGCTTTCCCGTTCGCCCCGCCAGAGTGGAACGACGCACGGACGAAGCCGAACGCGTGCGTATCAACGCGGAAGAGGCCGAGCGTTTGCGGGCCGAAATGGTCTCGGAACCCGAGCCGCCGACGCTGGAAGAACCAGATACAAGCGATGATCTACGTGCCTTTTTTAAGGACACATCGAATGATCCGCTGGAACTGACCAGTGTAGCCGGGTTGGATGACACCGTCGATGAATTCGACTTGTCGGGCGGTACCGATTTCGACGATGAAACTGACAATCTTCTTGACGAGAGCACCGACATCGAAGACGTCAGCGCTGCGGCTGACGAGGAAGATAAATCTGAGAATGTTCTGGCTTCGTTGAACACAACCTTGCAACACGAAACGTTGGATGAGGACGCTGCGGTGGATCACATCCGAGACGTCGAAGAACCTGAAGATCGTGGGATTGAAGTCTCGGTTTCGTCTATTGCTGCTTTGATGGCAGCCCAACCCGGAAACAATGCCGACGATTATGAACCGGAGCCCGAAACCAGCGGGCTGATTGAAGCTGCCTTGCCGGATCAGGTGGACGCGAATATTGCAGTGCTTGGGGAATTGCCAGAGGTCGCGGTTGGCTCACCCCTGAGCGCATCGGACATGTGGCGTGAGATTGCGAACAGCGCGGATCTGCCCAAGGATGCAGATGGGCTCAGAAACGTGTTCCAAGCGTTTTTGGCAGAGTTCGACCAAATCGCGATCGAACACAGCGAAAAGCAGACAAAGGACGCATTGCAACCCATTCCAAAAGCCAAAGAGAACAGCGCAGCAGAGTGGCACGTATTGTAATGGAAGCCGAATCGATTTAACAGAAACACTTTAATAAAAACAAGGACTTAAATGTCTATTCGGGACGCCTTGAGCACAGCGATCGAAACAATACCCGACTGCATCGCAGCCGGGTATATCGATATGGAAACCGGGATGTTGCTGGGCAGTTGCGTTTCGGAGCCAGACAGCACGGAATCTCTGGATACGTTGGCAATCGCTGTGGCCAACCTGTTTCAAGGACGCGGTGTGGCTGCGTTCGAGGCGCTTTTGCGTCAGGCCGGGGTCGAAGAGTCGGAAAACGCAGGGTTTGGGGAAATCGCAGTGTTTTCAAAAGATCGCCTTAATATTTTCCTGCGGACCAAGGAATATCCTGATCACGTGGTCTGCTATATCTGCCGCAACAGCGCAAATGTCGGGTTGGCGCTTACAAAATCACATCTCAGTCTGGGGCCGGTCGCGGCCGCAGTTTGAACGGGACCAGAGGGGGTCACGGTATGATGGACACTGACATTCTGGACATGCTTGAAGACATCGGGCGGTCCTCGGTTGCGCGGCTGTCACCAGCGGTAACGATCGCGGGCGAGTCCGCTGCAGCGAGGCGTAGCGCTGTTTTGCACGCTATTCGTGGTACTGTTCTACCTCGTCGGCTGGAATTCACGGCTTCTAATGGTGCGTGTCTGGCCATCGAGGTGAACAGTTCACGTGTCACAGATGTTTTCCAGGTGCCGTCTGGACCGAAGCCTGACTTCGAAACCGAAGGGCGCGGTGAGTTGGTCGAAAAACTGGCTCAACTTGTGTCTGACATCGCGAACGCCCCTGCCCCGCTTGAAATGATGTCCGGCAAACCGGATTCAGATCTTGAGGCAGACGACGTTGGCTTGACCTACAGTGAAATCGAAGGGGCCTGCGCTGCCATCGAACTGTCTGCTGAACCGATTGTTTCGGTGGTGCCGGATGTGGAGATGCTCACGGAGGACGAGCCTCTGCCAGCTCAGATGGAAGATACAGAAACACTTCTGGCACAAAAGTTTTTTGACGGTGCCAGGCGTTTTGCATCTGGCCGTGTTTTGATCGACAGTGTGGAAAAAACCGCCCTGTCCTGTGCGGACTCTTGTCAGCCTTCCGAAGATATGCATCCCGACCAGAACGTTGTAGCTTGTTTTGCTGCGGATCTTGCAGGCTGGGATAACGACACTCGGGACGAGTTTGACGGCCCCCACCTTATCGTCATGCGCCCATCTGGAGGTAAGGGTGCTGGAATTGCAGCGCTCAGCGACACCGGGCAAATCGCCGTTGCCATCCACGACGCGCGCAAACTGGGGGCGGTCGTCAGTCTGTGGACGTCTTTGCAGGGGGACAAGGAATGACTTCCCTCCGAGCATTCAAATTTTCGATTAATTCAATCCGATTTTGTGTGACCAAGGTAGTGAGTAATGAGTGAAACACATCGCCGCGAGCTTATCCGCATCGCAGAAGACATGAACGAAACCAGCAATGATGAAACGCGTCATTTCATTTCGCGTATCATCGGAGATCTGGGAAGTCTGAAGCCGTCAATCGCCTTTGTCGGTCAGATCAAGGCTGGTAAATCCCGTCTGATCAACGGGTTCACGGGGCAGGCAGAGTACCTGCCATCGGACGTCAATCCATGGACCACCGTGATCACCGATATGCATTTCGGGCATCCATCCGGTCGCACCGATGGGGCTGAATTTCATTTCTTCGACAACCACCAATGGCAATCCCTGATCGCCGAAGGTGAAGAACTGCGTAACATGTTCCCCGATGACGAGGACAGCTATAAGCGCGAGATGATCGAAGAACAGGTCGAAGCCATGAAGACCCGGGCGCGCCTGCGTCTGGGTGACAGCTATGAGCAGTTGTTGGGGCAACACCACGATCTGGATGAACTGAACTCAGACGACCTGGCGCGTTACGTCTGCGCGGGCGATGATCCTGCTGAGGATGGCAGCGTTGACCCAGGCAGTGATCGGGGACTTTACAGTGACATCACCCGGAAGGCCGAAGTCTATTTTGACATCGGGCATTTCCCGTTTCCCTTATCTGTAACGGATACTCCGGGGGTCAATGACCCCCTGCTGATCCGTGAAGAGATTTCGCGCCAATACCTCAAGGAATCTGATTTCTTTGTGGTGGTTCTGTCCGCACATCAGGCTTTGTCGCGCGCAGACCTGAAACTATTCCGTCTTATGCAGGCTTTGGAGCTTGGCCAGATTGTTGTGTTCATCAACCGAGTTGATGAACTGGGCGACGGCCCCGAGGATGCGGCCAAGGTCCGTTTTGATGTTCTGGACGGGTTGGAAAAAGCGCTCGGCAATTCTGATATCGATGTGCTGATGGGCAGTGCTCAATGGGCGCACTATGCTTTGACCGGCGATGAGACCGGTGTGAACCATGATCATGTTCTGGCGTGGCTGCGGGCGCATCCGGAACAGATGAAAC from Ruegeria sp. HKCCD4315 includes the following:
- a CDS encoding dynamin family protein, with the translated sequence MSETHRRELIRIAEDMNETSNDETRHFISRIIGDLGSLKPSIAFVGQIKAGKSRLINGFTGQAEYLPSDVNPWTTVITDMHFGHPSGRTDGAEFHFFDNHQWQSLIAEGEELRNMFPDDEDSYKREMIEEQVEAMKTRARLRLGDSYEQLLGQHHDLDELNSDDLARYVCAGDDPAEDGSVDPGSDRGLYSDITRKAEVYFDIGHFPFPLSVTDTPGVNDPLLIREEISRQYLKESDFFVVVLSAHQALSRADLKLFRLMQALELGQIVVFINRVDELGDGPEDAAKVRFDVLDGLEKALGNSDIDVLMGSAQWAHYALTGDETGVNHDHVLAWLRAHPEQMKQYLNGVAEIKQGPGPISREAVLRFAAMIASGLPDLRRHVTKALTDGPIDEQLRMAWQHLDSFARGELERSQVHLRALKDENSSGTRNTEDSDKTLGELRKLVADKTQDITRDMDDVLSNLRGVMDDTVAESVSAVVRGPNGQSPLLAKGGATELNFTPLREHMRELVQGASQVVRQRMLSELYAIDMQCNAALRALPGWQEPVDNRMNTSAVRWFRPDTTALTRGITVELRVNWLSRLISRNSVVTRAERMIVQEFELIGDDLIDTTRDNLLERLNTVLDHYVALLAGHFEHRSGAGELNAQAEAQAAFDRARRIASDLESVFGAGNADERQAEAAE
- a CDS encoding dynamin family protein, with product MAKDSQTRFVSPKAWERIEHWSRRKPVFALMGEFSAGKSTLMNFLLRTQTLPTQVTATQLPPVWFSWGNRAPYVKRHDGSIEVIELDDLESVGVNDAQFIRVFLEADILEAVDLIDTPGISDPKISTDVWQRAVGQANGVLWCTHATQAWRETERATWVSLPERLQHNSLLLITRADALNIKDRQKVLRRVNREAGHLFNRSILFSARDAIVARDKTGDAEMWSRSGGGKMIDSFLEITEQIMENRADQLARYQIDKSQPDAPKVQPVRPARKSDGEVQSEAAPLRLVNPVDSVAQSEQDDAAVVTSFPVRPARVERRTDEAERVRINAEEAERLRAEMVSEPEPPTLEEPDTSDDLRAFFKDTSNDPLELTSVAGLDDTVDEFDLSGGTDFDDETDNLLDESTDIEDVSAAADEEDKSENVLASLNTTLQHETLDEDAAVDHIRDVEEPEDRGIEVSVSSIAALMAAQPGNNADDYEPEPETSGLIEAALPDQVDANIAVLGELPEVAVGSPLSASDMWREIANSADLPKDADGLRNVFQAFLAEFDQIAIEHSEKQTKDALQPIPKAKENSAAEWHVL
- a CDS encoding dynamin family protein — translated: MARNDHLLSVGNEALAPMTSAMTSLTAQIDQLTEVADARSSARLATLKTRMENFTASITMVGQVKAGKSSIVNILAGRPALLPSDVNPWTSVVTTLNINTRPPGDTKAKFTFFEQEEWDNLMVGGGRLGELANRAGADDEMDDIRRQIGEMKAKSEERLGKHFDLILGQSHQYDHFDEELIQRYVCLGDEDDPDIDPKTGRFADVTKSAELYMDIPQYPIALKLCDTPGVNDTFMVREQITLRSLRGSEVCVVVLAASQALTTMDMALMRIIAQFENRQIVLFVNRIDELSDPVNQVPEIRDRIQDTLKQNNIDTNTSVVFGSALWAEAALTGNPDILTEESREALNTFYLAAGFGDQAASLDKIWALSGLPDLLLAINERIAEGAGTRLMDRVRHRARNIASQIRATAVAKNLSEGEGVTRDLDGVSPEDAINTVSAEYEKKAAELTNALRDKVLERLNSAESSFVKRATDSLIAHLEKNGEQGTWQYDPAGLRTLQKAAYFSFARAMRKDAGALYATAAADVEALYHKILGNHLGEFSIEAPIVPRVPPPLGIGRTIALDLQSTWWRRWWQRRKGFEAYAADYTRLIASEANSITKDIEENQIAAVLENVRATLTDFMREQKETLLSISASADKNAGQTAAAMAGLQPQKSKDEILGDILKDLSNEAA